From Lolium perenne isolate Kyuss_39 chromosome 5, Kyuss_2.0, whole genome shotgun sequence, a single genomic window includes:
- the LOC127303911 gene encoding uncharacterized protein gives MEVTTSLSHDWSSLPVKVLVRILDHLRWLSRPSFGLVCRQWQSSRARAPFYPAWISPLLLNTTSDGTTNVRYYSPYYHKNFETACTLNIPDSRIIGATAQHLTLCREHLILDAQLLSGDVLELPKHDRPTFDSVVYDGVRTMFGVHSRYGWLEIGRSIRNNEIDVWGEWSYTSSDCDGPCSWASQDCSNPVLHDGFLYLLNRDGALAVYDERKHDEGFNILEKPGSFTFEHDDSYLVKSDHGELMAVLIGRRGTPVNIVKLNEHTMEWEKIQDLEGRTLFTSTLTTTMKKTNIKWMQNKVFLPRLYDWPDTVHVDFIQREGEVAFVPKSGRADTTEKQNNYGTNIWSYNLGQSQEPREFWGIRM, from the coding sequence ATGGAGGTGACGACATCGCTGTCACATGACTGGTCATCTCTCCCGGTGAAGGTACTGGTCCGGATCCTAGATCATCTGCGGTGGTTGAGCCGCCCGAGCTTCGGATTGGTGTGCCGGCAATGGCAATCTTCCCGTGCCAGGGCGCCCTTCTACCCGGCATGGATCTCCCCTCTGCTCCTCAACACCACTAGCGACGGAACCACAAACGTGCGGTACTACAGCCCCTACTATCACAAGAACTTCGAGACCGCCTGCACGCTCAATATTCCTGACTCCAGGATCATCGGCGCCACCGCGCAACATCTGACGCTCTGCCGGGAGCACTTAATCCTAGACGCCCAACTTCTCTCCGGCGACGTCCTCGAACTACCAAAGCACGACCGGCCCACGTTCGACTCCGTCGTCTACGACGGTGTCCGCACCATGTTCGGCGTCCACTCGCGGTATGGCTGGCTCGAAATCGGCCGTTCCATCCGAAACAACGAAATCGACGTGTGGGGGGAGTGGAGCTACACGAGCTCTGATTGCGACGGACCATGCTCTTGGGCATCGCAGGACTGCAGTAACCCGGTTCTCCATGACGGCTTCCTCTACCTGCTGAATAGGGACGGCGCATTAGCAGTGTACGATGAGAGAAAACACGATGAAGGATTCAACATTCTCGAGAAGCCTGGAAGTTTTACATTCGAGCACGATGACAGCTACTTGGTCAAGTCCGACCATGGCGAGCTGATGGCCGTCCTTATCGGACGTCGTGGGACACCAGTCAACATTGTCAAACTGAACGAGCACACCATGGAGTGGGAGAAGATACAAGACCTAGAGGGGAGGACATTGTTTACCAGCACAttgacgacgacgatgaagaagactAACATCAAGTGGATGCAGAACAAGGTTTTTCTTCCGAGATTGTATGATTGGCCTGACACCGTCCATGTTGACTTTATTCAGCGTGAAGGTGAAGTTGCCTTTGTTCCAAAGTCAGGACGTGCAGATACCACGGAGAAACAAAACAATTATGGAACAAACATATGGTCTTACAATTTGGGACAAAGTCAAGAGCCAAGGGAGTTTTGGGgaattcggatgtag